A section of the Telopea speciosissima isolate NSW1024214 ecotype Mountain lineage chromosome 3, Tspe_v1, whole genome shotgun sequence genome encodes:
- the LOC122655067 gene encoding protein SCARECROW-like: MAACVLLGSGNGSGCGSSNSSGSGRLGSGAGIDDDRHHLPDEKMVRKRTASDLDLQIRDCQRFSRRAPNPLADIEIDRSSMAFQHPNIIASVENNSISNPVSVPNNNQFSAMLPSPTDSNLMSSVSGFSPNLTYYLDAIHAIPPSTAAVCGFSGLPLFPSERDRNNAGAATTNTATISGGETGLLLPAPTGPSPMYGDPTTTTATATAWIDSIVKDLLHSSAGVSNIPQLIQNVREIIYPCNPNLATLLEHRLRSLTEPAVADNQVLERRRKEAMFWQRQQQQQQQIQTQVQGSSGLRLYIENVSSYPVSDSSPQAQHAMVANHFSNWGEDLSSPSLQRIDQGLHHQSTSTIIPSVAPPLLTLNQSLPQQQQQQGSHHTLPAPATTATTTTTTSTAEATAAVVTSSSREKKEEEIKRQKQQKRDEEGLHLLTLLLQCAEAVSADDLERANRMLLEISELSTPFGSSAQRVAAYFSEAMSARLVSSCLGIYAPLPLTYAPMLSQKIVSAFQVFNGISPFVKFSHFTANQVIQEAFEREARVHIIDLDIMQGLQWPGLFHILASRPGGPPFVRLTGLGTSMEALKATGKRLSDFAETLGLPFEFFPVAEKAGNLDPERLNVSKREAVAVHWLHHSLYDVNGSDANTLWLLQRLAPKVVTMVEQDLRHEGSFLGRFVEAIHYYSALFDSLGASYGEDSEERHIVEQQLLSREIRNVLAVGGPARSGEVKFHNWREKMKQTGFREVSLAGNAATQATLLLGMFPCDGYTLIEDNGTLKLGWKDLCLLTASAWKPIHHHHLHHLHHHPHSLLTHHR; encoded by the exons ATGGCTGCTTGCGTTCTGCTCGGCAGTGGGAATGGCAGTGGCTGTGGTAGCAGTAATAGCAGTGGCAGCGGTCGATTAGGTAGCGGCGCCGGCATTGACGACGACCGCCACCACCTCCCGGACGAAAAAATGGTGAGGAAGAGAACTGCGTCTGATCTGGATCTCCAAATCCGCGATTGTCAAAGATTCTCTCGACGGGCCCCCAATCCCTTGGCAGACATAGAAATCGACCGTTCTTCCATGGCTTTCCAGCACCCTAACATTATTGCCTCCGTGGAAAATAACAGCATCTCCAATCCCGTTTCCGTCCCCAACAACAACCAGTTCTCCGCTATGTTACCTTCCCCCACTGATTCCAATCTCATGTCAAGCGTTTCTGGGTTTTCTCCCAACCTTACCTACTACCTTGACGCCATTCACGCTATTCCGCCATCCACCGCGGCCGTATGTGGCTTCTCTGGTCTGCCCTTGTTCCCATCCGAACGAGACCGAAACAACGCCGGTGCTGCCACCACCAACACAGCCACTATCTCCGGCGGAGAAACTGGGCTCCTACTCCCTGCCCCTACCGGCCCTTCTCCCATGTACGGCGACCCCACAACCACAACTGCAACAGCTACGGCTTGGATCGATAGCATCGTAAAGGACCTACTCCACAGCTCCGCCGGTGTCTCTAATATTCCTCAGCTCATCCAAAACGTGAGAGAGATCATCTATCCTTGCAACCCAAACCTCGCTACTCTCCTTGAGCACAGGCTTCGCTCGTTGACGGAGCCAGCGGTTGCCGATAATCAAGTGCTcgagaggagaaggaaggaggcaATGTTTTGGCagcggcagcagcagcagcagcaacagattCAAACGCAGGTGCAAGGCTCTTCTGGGCTTAGGCTCTACATCGAAAACGTCTCATCTTATCCCGTATCAGATTCTTCGCCACAAGCTCAGCATGCGATGGTGGCAAACCATTTCTCCAACTGGGGGGAAGACCTATCTTCACCATCATTGCAACGAATTGATCAAGGCCTTCATCACCAATCGACTTCGACAATTATCCCTTCTGTTGCACCTCCACTACTGACGTTGAATCAATCTTTGccgcagcagcaacagcaacaaggCTCTCATCATACTCTACCAGCTCCAGCAACGACAGCAACAACGACAACGACAACATCAACGGCAGAAGCAACAGCAGCGGTAGTTACCAGCAGCagcagagaaaagaaagaggaggagatcAAACGACAGAAGCAACAGAAGCGAGACGAGGAAGGACTCCACCTCCTCACCTTACTCCTGCAATGTGCTGAGGCTGTATCAGCAGATGATTTAGAACGGGCGAACAGAATGTTGCTAGAGATATCTGAGCTGTCAACGCCGTTTGGGTCGTCGGCACAGCGGGTGGCGGCCTACTTCTCGGAGGCGATGTCAGCCAGGCTGGTGAGCTCTTGCCTGGGGATATACGCCCCATTGCCGTTAACTTATGCACCGATGCTCAGCCAGAAGATAGTATCAGCCTTCCAGGTGTTCAACGGCATCAGCCCTTTCGTGAAATTCTCACATTTCACGGCGAACCAAGTCATACAGGAAGCGTTTGAAAGGGAGGCGAGGGTACATATCATTGACCTGGACATCATGCAAGGCCTCCAGTGGCCTGGTCTCTTCCACATCTTGGCCTCCAGGCCCGGTGGTCCCCCCTTTGTACGCCTCACGGGACTCGGAACTTCCATGGAAGCTCTCAAAGCCACGGGGAAGCGATTGTCGGACTTCGCCGAAACCCTGGGGCTTCCCTTCGAGTTCTTTCCCGTGGCAGAGAAGGCTGGGAATTTGGACCCGGAAAGGCTGAACGTGAGCAAAAGGGAGGCCGTCGCTGTTCACTGGTTGCACCACTCCCTCTACGACGTCAACGGTTCCGACGCCAATACGCTATGGCTTCTGCAGAG GTTAGCGCCCAAGGTGGTAACAATGGTGGAGCAAGATTTGAGGCACGAGGGATCATTCTTGGGGAGATTCGTAGAGGCGATACATTATTACTCGGCACTCTTCGACTCACTTGGGGCAAGCTATGGAGAAGACAGCGAGGAGAGACACATTGTGGAGCAGCAGTTGTTGTCAAGGGAAATACGGAACGTATTGGCTGTTGGAGGACCGGCAAGAAGTGGGGAGGTGAAGTTTCATAACtggagagagaagatgaagCAAACGGGGTTCAGGGAAGTATCATTGGCAGGGAATGCAGCTACCCAAGCTACACTGTTACTGGGAATGTTCCCTTGTGATGGTTACACACTCATTGAGGACAATGGTACACTCAAGCTAGGGTGGAAGGATCTCTGTTTGCTCACCGCTTCTGCTTGGAAACCCAttcaccatcatcatcttcatcatcttcatcatcatcctcactCTCTCCTTACCCACCACCGCTAG